In the Pogona vitticeps strain Pit_001003342236 chromosome 2, PviZW2.1, whole genome shotgun sequence genome, cGACACCGCGCGAGGGCAAGGTTGACCCAGGcagagctgccgccgccgccgccgccgcccatcatcatcatctctgagCAAGCCTTCGCAACccctgcttcttccttttttccccccttcctcctcctcttctaagACCTCCTTAAGACACGCAAGCCTCCACCGGGGCTCCAAGCGCACAGGTTGCACCGCCAGAACTCAGCGGGGGAGACATGAAGATCAAAGATGCCAAGAAACCTTGTAAGTCCCGATTTCCTCCTGCTCCTGACCAGGCTCTCTCTGTCTTGACCTCTCTCCACCACGCTTTATATGCAGAAATGTGCCTTCtctttcacattaaaataaaaaaataaataaatcgggTGGTAGATGCTAAAGGGTGGAGCTGGTCCTGTGTTTTATCAGTAAATATCAgccagtttttcttcctaatttatTTGGCGTCGGAGTTTAGAAAGGTAACCTTAGCGCTCCAGGCAACTCTTTTCTCACTACTGTATAGCAAAAAGTAAAACATGGGGCTTcaaactgcctttttttttcctaaaaaaaattagaagcagaTTATAATTGATTAAATGGATATGTTTGAATGAAGGATTGTAAGTAATATTTCGGAGGAGAAAGATACCTGCCTTTGTGGTTGTTAAGGTCTAGTTGTTTGCTGTATAATTTATGTCAACACTAGGGTATACTTTATAAATGTTTTGTGCAGAAAACACTTGTGgtttgggaaaaaaatctcagaattGTGTGTCCTGTAATAGTGGATTATATTAAATTCTGTTTCATTGTGGGTTCCTGTATTCTGGCACATACATATTGTGTGCCTTATGTACATGCTGAGATGCTGCAATCAAAAGACTTCCCTCTGAAACAGAAACATGTGTGATCATACATCTTGTGACCACATGTTTCCCTTTAAAGAGCCACATGATGTTTGAATTGCTACATAGTGGGGTTTCTTTACCTTCAGTGGGTTTTCATATTGATCAAAATCTGTGCAAGTtggaaacagtttttaaaagtacatgCTTATGAGTGATCTATACTGGCTTAATGGTGCTCTGTGGTGAATTCTGATCGTGCAAAATATTCCTAAGGGTTTTACAGCTGAAACTGATGGAGTTGCTACACAGTTACTAGGACATTTTAATATATGCAGCAGTAAGGTAGTATTTTTGAAATGTTGGCATTTCAGTAACCATGAGTCTTCATACATTcttggaagtaagccccactgattttaaatactttttccaagggaaaaaaaaaagcctaaccCTCCTGTACTTGTTTGAGAATCACATAATAAATGTATAGAAAACTTTATTTTAGGATAACTCTTAACTAGTTTAGTAATGAGAAGTGATGGCATACAATGAACAGTATTGTCACTATAAGAGTTTTGCCAAACACTTGTTGATGTGGCACATGTCTCTTGCCCTTTGGTCCTGGAAAGACAATATTTGTAGAACTCTGGAGTTTAAACCGAACAGGAATCTTAATTGAAGCACGCTTTACCTCTGAATAATTTCAAGTATAACAATAAGCTTTGGGGGGATCCACTGTAGACTTAGCAACAACAGCAATCCAATATTTAATTAGAACAAGAACACAGTCTGTAAGCCAAAATTGACTAGATGGTACATAACTAATTAAAGTTGAGATTAACAATTGGAATTGACTCTTTCCCTTTCAGCTGTCATACACTGTACCTGTCAACACAGGACGTGTAATGCATATGGAATTCCTCAAATTTATAGGCAGTAGAGCATCTTATGaacatgggccaaaatcctattgcttatatATGCTGGTGCATGTAACTCACAACAGTGCAACGTTATGGAAGAAGTCAAGACTATAgttgggggtattcgtatttttatattaatatcccTGTTCAGGTGGCgttgagggtccagccccatggggccagacggttcACTCACCGATCCGACGCGGACGGCGCGATTCTACGAATGGCGCCGCAGCATACTGTCTGTTcgccactccaggcaggaggcgggaggacaagcctttctgcaaggttgaagagtagCAAGCGTAGAATCGGATCGGCGAGTGGACTGAccaaccccatggggctggaccctcgttaacaccacctgtttGGAGATAATcctatacgaatacaaatacccccatctcttgtcTTGACTTGTATTCTTTTTTGGCTTATACTGCTACATGCGGTGGACTTGCAAAAAGACAAGGAAATGCTGGAAAGACATTAATTCTGAAATGCAAAAGATTCTGAACGTTCTGCCGTACAGGTGTGTTTGACCTATAATCCCTAGCTGCTCCAGCCTGTGTGGGCCATATTCAAGgaggaattgtctggaggataGTAGGTTGAGGAAAGCTGCTTTATAGAGTGGCCACTTACATATTAGCTCAAGCAAAGATGCAGATTTACCTAAAATGGACATGTGTCAGTTTATAGAGAGATATATAAGTAAAATAATCACAGTAGCTTCTATACAAATACAGTGAATCTCATCAAAATGGAGGAGACTGTGCTCAGGTGAACTCTGCACTGGCCAAGTCTGCTGTCTGGATTTTTGACATCACCTGACCTCTTTTTTTGCTTGTtcctttttaacctttaaaactgGATATGAACAGCTATCAGAAAGAAGCCATTTGGACATAAACTTTTAATCAAAATTGTGTTTTCATAGTTAACATTTTGATAGGTAACTAATGTTTGCAGAAGGGTGATAACATCAAAAGGAGgcaattttcaataattaaatatttcctacTGCTGTTTCATAACTTTTTTCACTCCTGCATTATGGCTTTTACACCTGGAAGCAGCAGGACAGAGGGAGGAAGTCTTTACTGaaaataattggttccagatgATGCCAGGGAAAGAATTTCTGTAATTAAAAGACTTCTACTATCTTctggctcccacagcttccatatgatgaatggaaatatttgggagttggaaaagctgtgggacagaagtaggaagtagttaattactgaaaatcacctgCTTTTGGAGAAGTAATAATTTTTTCATCAGATTTGTTAggccaaaaggatttcagccaaaatagtGAAAAGCCCGTAGATTTTTGcttgtttaaaaagaagcaaactaCAGTAGTTGTTAAAAAAATGGTGAAATAGACCGAATGAACTGCCATACTGCTTGTTTTCTGACAAAGAAGTGTTAAGTTTTTTCTTCTGATGTTTATCCCAACTTTTCCACATGCACTCATGCAGAATTATTTCCTTACTTCAAGTACATGTGAGTTGTTCATCAGCAAGGTGAAAAGCTGTTGTTAACCTCTTGGCACAAACCAGTGAGGTTCAAAGTTTATTGCTTGGTTCTGAAGAAATATTAACAAGAGGCTTACATTCAGGTCCTTGGTATGAGTAAGGATTGCAAAATTGTGTAATTCCAGGAAATGAAGGAACTTGTGTAAATTGACGTAGAAAAAGCAGTTGTTTACAGCAGGAACCCAGAAGCTGTGGCCTTCTACATGATGCTGTgcttcagttcccatcatccttctaATTAGATAagctgggaattgtagcccatcATTTTTCTGCAAGTGTACAAATTCCTCACCATCTACTTGTGGAACAAGAGAGGGGCACTGGAGGATGTTTGAGTGGACGGTTTTTATACTGCCCAATTAGTGTGAAGCACTACTCAGGGCAGTTAACAGTCAGATCTGTACAAGTAATAGAATacgagaaacaaacaaaaacttataGTAAATCAAACCAAAGATAGCATAAAGCTAGCAAACCACTCAAGATTGAAAGCAGAAGATGGGTGGGTGAAAACAGATTAGCAGCCGTTCATGAGACAATGCCTTGAAAAGCTTCAGTAAAGACcatcagtttcagtttcttaaaGGTTGGGAGGCAGGAGCCAGGTGCAGTTCAACCTGAAGCCCATTCCAAAGGGCTGGtgccacaaccgagaaggcccaatttctggtggAAATCTTTCTGGCCTCCCTCTGTGTGGCAGTCCATAGGAGCATGGTCTGCGAGGATCTGGTGGCGTGGGTGGATGTTCTCAGGGAAAAGTATTCTGCTAGCTAACATTGTGAGCAGAATCCTCATGAAGCATGCTAATGAAAATAATGGATGTGTGAGTTGCTCCATAGTTCTTAATAAATTCACCAATATTGTCAAGCAGTTTTCTTCAACCATTTCAGTGAGGTTTAAGAGAATGCTAAAATGCTGTCAAAGAGTTAAATTCTTATGAATAGATGATCTTCCAacattgatatatatttttttctgcagcttTTCCCTGGTTTGGAATGGACATTGGGGGAACCCTCGTGAAACTTGCATATTTTGAGCCTATTGATATAACTGCAGAAGAGGAACAGGAAGAAGTTGAAAGTCTGAAGAGTATTCGCAAATATCTGACATCAAATGTAGCCTATGGGTCTACTGGTATTCGGGATGTCCACCTGGAACTCAAGGACTTGCTACTCTTCGGACGAAAAGGAAATTTGCACTTTATCCGATTCCCAACCCACGATTTGCCTACTTTTATCCAAATGGGAAGAAATAAAAACTTCTCAACACTGCATACGGTGCTCTGTGCCACTGGTGGTGGTGCCTATAAGTTTGAAGAAGATTTTCGCACAGTAGGTAGTTCAGTTGCATCTTACATAACATACTATGTTAAAATGTTGTCAGTCTTGGTAGTGAAGCAAGAATAATAACTGCTGTTTAAGGAAAGCATCTCTGTTTTTATTTAGCTGCTTTACAAACATTGtagtttttttaatttgcacATGAGTGAGTTCAACACGGTTAATGATGTTTTGTCTTGAGGAGAAGCCAGGGATTTTCAGGTTCATATTAAAGGTAGAGACTTGCATTATCTCAGTTTCATTATTCAAGTTTCTTGGGCATCTGCCAATGTTTATGGAACATACtgtactatatattttttttcttcctttcctcataGATTGGAGACCTTCAGCTGCACAAACTGGATGAACTTGATTGCCTTGTCAAAGGCTTGTTGTATATAGATTCTGTCAGTTTTAATGGCCAGGCAGAGTGCTACTATTTTGAAAATGCATCAGAACCTGAAAGATGCCAGAAGATGCCTTTTAACCTGGATGATCCCTATCCTTTGCTGGTTGTCAATATTGGTTCAGGAGTCAGTATTTTAGCTGTACATTCCAAAGACAATTATAAAAGAGTAACTGGGACAAGGTAAGTACAGCAGTACGTGTCAAATTAAGAAAGCAGTCAAAATGGGTTGGTGGCTTCTTATGGGTCTCTTTCTAGTGCAGAAATAGTCGTTCTAAAATATCTTTACTGTTTTGCAGTGTGATTGTTTCATTTgcccatttaaaaagaaatatgacTGAATTGACAAACCatcatttattttgattttatttttttcttactaGTTATTGCAAAAGCACTGACATGATGGCAAACTTAACAAAGAAAAGTCTTCTTTTATAAGGCTGTTAGGCTAAAATTAGGAAAGGAAAAtacaggaggaagggagggaaactAATAGAATTGGAAAGCTCTCTTGTGCAGTATCTGTCCTGCCCCAGAGCTGGTAGCTGCTGCCTTAGACACACCTGCAGTGACGTCCTAAATAAAGTTGTCAGGAGCCTTGTGGTTCCTTTAAAGCACCATGTCAGCAACCTGAGTTGGGAGATGTACcttccaaaagagaaaagattgGCTCTGCATAGGGTTGAAATAGTTTCGAAAGACTTGGAGCTGACATTTGGAATCCAAGTTGGGTGCAGAATGTTGCTCTTCCTGCATAGAGCCAgtgcatttttccttttaaaataatgttgccCCTCAAGAGGCATTGTGATACGGTGGCAACAACTAGACATAAAACAGTGCGTTATATGTGGGCTTACTAGAAACAATGTCCTCAGCAATCTCTAGGATGCATCTAGAAAGCCAGtgaagtggacagagtgatagatGAGGACTCAGAGGATCTGAGTTTATATCTTGTCACAGCAGTGGAAATTCATTGGGTGGTGgctctggtaaaaccactccttaaatagttTCTGTATCTTGAAACCCCTGTAAAGTCATTTTAAGTAGGGTGCAACTTCACGTCACATAACAGGAATAACATTCTAGTGAGAGGCCTTGTAGTGCCATCCACCTCCTTTGTGAATTTTTACAGACATTTAGAAAATGTTGCATTTCTCTTGTAAGCCACCTGTGGTTTCCCGCCACTAATTCCGTTCTCTCTAATGCCATAAAAAATTATGTTAAGAAATAAAATTTCAACTTTCAACAAAAATATAAcgcaagagacaaaaatgttatggcaccttCTTGTTTATAGAGGTGGACCTAATAATATTATAATGTTCTTTgaattgcagagatggaagggaccctatggatcattgagtccagcccttgtcttGAAGACACAGTTGAGaatgatccatgaaagctcacacgataatatattattattgttgttgttgttgtttagtcattaagtcatgtccgactcttcatgaccccatggaccagaacacgccaggccctcctgtcttccactgcctcccggagttgggtcaaattcatgttggtagcttcggtgacactgtccaaccatctcgtcttctgtcgtccccttctcctgccctcacactttcccaacatcagtgtcttttccagggagtcttctcttctcatgagatggccaaagtattgcagcctcagtttcaggatctgtccttccagtgagcactccgggttgatttccttcagaatggatatgtttgttctccttgcagtccaggggactcccaagagccttctccagcaccacaattcaaaaacatcaattcttcggcagttagctttctttatgattCAGCTGTCACTTCCACACATGACTGCTGGAAAAatcatacctttgactatgcggacctttgtcggcaaggtgatgtctctgatttttaagatgctgttgaggtttgtcatcaccttcctcccaagaagcaggcgtcttttaatttcatggctgctgtccccatctgcaatgaATATGGATCccaactctgtcactgcctccatatcttccccttctatttcccaggaggtgatgggaccagtggttatgatcttagttttttttttttttttttgatgttgagcttcagaccatttttgcactctcctctttcaccctcattaagaggttctttaattcctcctcactttctgccatcagagtggtatcatctgcgtattgAAGGTTGTTATAtattccagcagtcttaattccggctagggattcctccagtccaggctttcacatgctgtattctgcatatgagttaaataagcagggagacaatatacaaccttgtcatactcctttcccaattttgaaccaatcagttgttccatatccagttctaactgttgctttctgtcccacgtataggtttctcaggagatagataaggtggtcaggcgctcccatttctttaagaacttgccatagtttgctgtggtccacacagtcaaaggcttttgcatagtcaatgaagcagaagtagatgtttttctggaactctctggctttctccataatccagggcatgttagcaatttggtctctacttcttctgcccttttgaaatccagctgGTACTTCTGGGAGTCCTCGGTCCACATAcggctgaagcctaccttggaggattttgaacataaccttgctagtgtgtgaaatgagtgcagttgtacagtagttggagcattctttggcactgcccttctttgggattgggatgtagactgatcttttccagtcctatggccagtgctgagttttccaaacttgctggcatattgagtgtaacaccttaacagcgtcgtcttaaaattttaaatagttcagctggaatgccatcacctccactggccttgttgttagccatgcttacTAATGTGTTATAccataatatataatatatttaagACTTCAAAGGGTCACAGTGTTTGTATCTcttgcattttttgtttttgttttgtgcctCTGACTGATACATTGCACAGAcgaacatggctacttcttcaaGAGGAACTAAGTGTGGTTCTAGACTAGGTTGTCCTCTTTTGGTCCTCCTGATGTTGTTGAATAGCAGTTTACATCTGTCTAGTTATAATCATAATCATCCTatatctgcagagctggaagggaccctgtggaccattgagtccagcccctgtcaaggaggcccagtggggaattgaactctcaacctctggctacgCAGccagctatccagctgttcttatGATAGTCAATGGTGAATGATGGTGAGAACTGCAGCCCAACAGCACTTGGAGGGCCAGAAGTTGTCTGCCCCTAATTTAGCGTCACCTTTATTTCTTTACATAGATGTAATAAGTATTAAGTCATCAAGTGTGGTTTTGGCAGC is a window encoding:
- the LOC110088051 gene encoding pantothenate kinase 3, yielding MKIKDAKKPSFPWFGMDIGGTLVKLAYFEPIDITAEEEQEEVESLKSIRKYLTSNVAYGSTGIRDVHLELKDLLLFGRKGNLHFIRFPTHDLPTFIQMGRNKNFSTLHTVLCATGGGAYKFEEDFRTIGDLQLHKLDELDCLVKGLLYIDSVSFNGQAECYYFENASEPERCQKMPFNLDDPYPLLVVNIGSGVSILAVHSKDNYKRVTGTSLGGGTFLGLCSLLTGCESFEEALEMASKGDSTHADKLVRDIYGGDYERFGLPGWAVASSFGNMIYKEKRESVSKEDLARATLVTITNNIGSIARMCAVNEKINRVVFVGNFLRVNTLSMKLLAYALDYWSKGQLKALFLEHEGYFGAVGALLGLPNFS